The following are encoded in a window of Corynebacterium argentoratense DSM 44202 genomic DNA:
- the dnaN gene encoding DNA polymerase III subunit beta, whose translation MDAQAVAFRVSKDDLTSAVSWVARNLPSKPAQPVLRAMVITATDDGLELAGFDYEVSTQVAIPAEVSTPGRIAVAGKLIAEITSTLPNKPVDLHVEGSTAYITCGSSRFELPTIPLDDYPKLPDLPEETGQLDSKLFTRAVNQVALAAGRDETLPMLTGVHIEIDGNSVLMAATDRFRLAVRRFEWSPTNSFVKAKLLVPAKTLQEHARTLDNADTIHLAVGNGEEISSEGLFGIEAESRKTTTRMLSAEFPNFQPLLPKTHTAMASVEIAPLVDAIRRVSLVTDRNAQIRMEFSEGQVILSAGASDSGHAEEVVPCAFSGEPLLIAFNPGYLKEGLGVINTDRVVFGFTQPSRPAILIPEPEEFPVAGDDGVFATPDTDFTYLLMPVRLPG comes from the coding sequence ATGGACGCACAGGCAGTCGCGTTTCGAGTCTCTAAAGACGACCTGACCAGCGCAGTTTCTTGGGTTGCACGCAACCTGCCCTCGAAGCCCGCTCAGCCCGTGCTTCGCGCCATGGTAATTACAGCAACCGACGATGGACTCGAGCTTGCAGGTTTCGATTATGAGGTTTCCACCCAGGTAGCCATCCCTGCAGAGGTCTCTACCCCGGGCCGAATTGCGGTTGCCGGCAAGCTCATTGCTGAAATTACATCCACCCTGCCCAACAAGCCCGTTGACCTGCATGTTGAGGGCAGCACTGCCTACATCACATGTGGTTCTTCGCGCTTCGAATTGCCCACCATCCCGCTGGACGACTACCCGAAACTTCCAGACCTTCCAGAAGAAACAGGGCAGCTTGATTCCAAGTTGTTCACCCGTGCTGTCAACCAAGTAGCACTCGCAGCGGGCCGCGATGAGACACTGCCCATGCTTACAGGCGTGCACATCGAAATCGATGGAAACAGCGTTTTGATGGCAGCAACTGACCGTTTCCGTCTTGCAGTCCGCCGCTTTGAATGGTCGCCGACCAACAGCTTCGTTAAAGCTAAACTCCTGGTGCCTGCAAAGACCCTCCAAGAGCACGCCCGCACGCTGGACAACGCGGACACCATCCACCTCGCGGTGGGCAACGGTGAGGAAATCTCCAGCGAAGGATTGTTCGGTATCGAGGCCGAAAGTCGTAAAACGACAACCCGCATGCTCAGCGCAGAATTTCCCAATTTTCAGCCGCTGCTCCCTAAGACCCACACGGCGATGGCCAGCGTTGAAATCGCACCTTTGGTGGACGCAATCCGCCGCGTGTCCTTGGTGACCGACCGCAATGCGCAGATCCGCATGGAGTTCTCCGAAGGACAGGTTATTTTGTCCGCGGGAGCCAGTGATTCCGGCCATGCCGAAGAAGTCGTGCCCTGCGCCTTTTCTGGCGAACCGCTGTTGATCGCCTTCAACCCTGGATACCTGAAGGAAGGTCTCGGCGTCATCAACACTGATCGTGTTGTTTTTGGTTTCACCCAGCCGTCGCGCCCTGCAATCCTCATCCCCGAGCCCGAGGAATTCCCCGTCGCTGGCGACGATGGTGTGTTTGCTACTCCGGACACTGATTTCACCTACCTGCTGATGCCCGTGCGCCTGCCGGGCTAG